Proteins encoded within one genomic window of Odocoileus virginianus isolate 20LAN1187 ecotype Illinois chromosome 2, Ovbor_1.2, whole genome shotgun sequence:
- the ZC3H6 gene encoding zinc finger CCCH domain-containing protein 6 isoform X2: MTDSEHAGHDREDGELEDGEIDDAGFEETQEQEAKEDEKQKNEKAYRKSRKKHKKEKEKKKSKRRKREKHKHGHISGSYMASKKSQHSRKFRSKEYDEYSAYSDDNFGSYSQETEEDFASQLKQYRQAKETSNTSLGSSFSKEPGKKQRLKGIQQGTEQRVKSFNVARGRGLLKKIKRKDRGGRVNKGPNVFSGTDDYHEYSKPGKKWKIMTQEFINQHTVEHKGKQICKYFLEGRCIKGDQCKFDHDAELEKRKEICKFYLQGYCTKGENCIYMHNEFPCKFYHSGAKCYQGDNCKFSHDDLTKETKKLLDKVLNTEEAANEDERELEELRKHGITPLPKPPPGVGLLPTPLEHFPFSDPEDGFQTDLSDDFKKIPSLFEIVVKPTVDLAHKIGKKPPAFYNSASPPGPQFQESSPHPQHVYSSGSSPGPGPNMSQGHNSPVIHPGSPGHCPGLPVPQSPPLLPPPPGIVGPHGQAGVLGQPDTPLTPPSLSGAYHCPGFPEHVMKVPRENHCSPGSSHPPGERQLSTSYESLQNPAEFYDHYYSQHAVHNFQPPSNSGDGTWHGDFAQHQAPVVPDSPNCGSGSDSSGNVTGHGPLPALGLLPAVQRALFVRLTQKYQEDEEPSNTQPQRAPSKEEDETVNWYSSSEEEEGSSVKSILRTLQKQTETLRSQQQPSTELGTPTDPRLAREKNKGNQVVDPRLRTISRQDIRKSSESAPLDLRLAWDPRKLRGNGSGHVSSSAGGAKFDSHHGNTGPNIRHRRGDDDDEDTERELREKAFLIPLDSSPGAMLQDPRSQLRQFSHIKMDITLTKPNFAKHIVWAPEDLLPVPLPKPDPVSSINLPLPPLIADQRLSRLWNTKSDLRQNTVPTDTKLAAKVKINTANREGYPDQFGDSHSSGSKLGDPRLQKNFDPRLHRLHNTEPHQAVTKDPHMSKTAPPSGARSHPGSSQPSGAAPSSSGPGALPPYAPKLSSSAGLPLGTPGSVLSGISLYDPREQGSSSASELATENAENQKKSGSLKCSDKNEPPPGEAILPQKIAPHVDVPVDCPADPQTDVSQSSGTVQVPAVHSLPIQALTGLIRPQYSDPRQSKHLGQVSPTPGDDPSKETDDKSLKEVFKTFDPTASPFC; encoded by the exons AGAAGATGGTGAATTAGAAGATGGTGAAATAGATGATGCAGGATTTGAAGAAACACAGGAACAGGAAGCAAAAGAGgatgaaaagcagaaaaatgagaaagcctaccgaaaatcaaggaaaaaacacaagaaagaaaaagagaagaaaaagtccaAAAGGAGAAAACGTGAGAAGCATAAG CATGGACATATATCAGGAAGCTACATGGCATCAAAGAAGAGTCAACATAGCAGAAAATTTAGAAGTAAAGAATATGATGAGTACAGTGCCTACAGTGATGACAACTTTGGTAGCTACAGTCAGGAAACTGAGGAAGATTTTGCCAGTCAGCTGAAACAATACAGGCAAGCTAAAGAAACCTCGAATACTTCTTTAGGATCATCTTTTTCTAAAGAACCAgggaaaaaacaaagattgaaaggAATTCAGCAAG GTACTGAGCAGAGGGTTAAAAGTTTTAATGTTGCTCGTGGACGAGGtttgctgaaaaaaatcaaacgCAAAGACCGTGGCGGAAGGGTCAACAAAGGGCCAAATGTGTTTTCAGGAACTGATGACTATCATGAG tATAGTAAaccagggaaaaaatggaagattaTGACTCAGGAATTTATTAATCAACATACAGTGgaacataaaggaaaacaaatttgcaaatactttctggAAGGGAGATGTATTAAG GGAGATCAATGTAAATTTGATCATGATGCAGAgttggagaagaggaaagagatttGCAAATTTTATTTACAAGGATATTGTACCAAAGGAGAGAACTGCATTTATATGCATAAT gaatTTCCATGTAAGTTCTATCACAGTGGAGCAAAATGTTACCAAGGAGACAACTGTAAATTTTCACATGATGATCTgactaaagaaacaaagaaactttTGGACAAA GTGTTGAATACTGAAGAAGCTgcaaatgaagatgaaagagaattaGAAGAACTTAGAAAGCATGGCATAACTCCTCTTCCCAAACCACCTCCAGGAGTTGGACTTCTGCCAACCCCACTGGAGCATTTTCCCTTTTCTGATCCTGAAGATGGTTTTCAGACAGATCTCTCTGATGATTTTAAGAAAATTCCATCTCTTTTTGAAATAGTTGTAAAACCTACTGTGGATTTAGCACATAAAATTGGAAAGAA GCCACCAGCATTTTATAACAGTGCCTCACCACCAGGACCACAATTTCAGGAAAGCAGCCCACATCCTCAACATGTCTATAGTTCTGGGTCAAGTCCAGGTCCTGGCCCTAACATGTCTCAGGGACACAACAGTCCTGTGATCCACCCCGGCTCCCCCGGACACTGTCCTGGCCTACCAGTGCCACAGAGCCCACCTTTGCTGCCTCCCCCCCCAGGAATTGTGGGCCCTCACGGTCAAGCCGGAGTACTTGGTCAACCAGATACACCTTTGACACCACCAAGTCTGAGTGGTGCTTACCACTGCCCGGGCTTTCCAGAACACGTGATGAAAGTACCTAGAGAGAATCACTGCTCTCCAGGCTCATCACACCCGCCTGGTGAAAGGCAGCTCAGTACCAGCTATGAGTCCTTACAAAACCCTGCTGAATTTTATGATCATTACTATTCACAGCATGCTGTCCATAATTTTCAGCCACCCAGTAACTCTGGCG ATGGGACGTGGCACGGTGACTTTGCCCAGCACCAGGCTCCAGTTGTTCCAGACTCACCTAACTGCGGGAGTGGATCCGACAGCAGCGGTAATGTGACAGGCCATGGCCCCCTGCCTGCACTGGGTCTCCTCCCTGCTGTGCAGAGAGCTCTTTTTGTTAGACTTACTCAGAAATACCAAGAAGATGAAGAACCAAGCAACACCCAACCTCAGAGGGCACCAAGCAAGGAAGAAG ATGAAACAGTTAACTGGTACTCCAGTagtgaagaggaagaagggagcaGTGTGAAGTCAATACTGAGAACATTACAGAAACAAACAGAGACTTTGAGGAGTCAGCAGCAGCCTTCCACAGAACTTGGCACTCCTACTGACCCAAGACTTGCTAGAGAGAAGAATAAGGGAAACCAAGTCGTCGACCCTAGACTTAGGACTATCTCAAGGCAAGACATTAGAAAGTCTTCTGAGTCTGCCCCACTGGATCTCAGACTTGCATGGGATCCAAGGAAATTAAGAGGGAATGGAAGCGGTCATGTCAGTTCTTCTGCTGGTGGAGCCAAGTTTGATTCACATCATGGCAACACCGGTCCTAACATCagacacagaagaggagatgATGACGATGAAGATACAGAAAGAGAACTGAGAGAAAAGGCTTTCTTAATACCTCTGGATTCTTCCCCTGGTGCGATGCTGCAGGACCCAAGGTCACAACTGAGACAGTTTAGTCACATTAAAATGGATATTACCCTAACCAAACCCAACTTTGCCAAACACATCGTGTGGGCTCCAGAAGACTTACTACCAGTTCCTTTACCTAAACCTGATCCAGTCTCTTCAATCAATTTACCTCTGCCCCCTCTTATAGCTGACCAGAGGCTCAGTAGGTTATGGAATACAAAAAGTGATCTTCGTCAAAATACAGTGCCCACTGATACAAAACTAGCAGCTAAAGTCAAAATTAACACAGCAAACAGAGAAGGCTACCCAGACCAATTTGGAGACTCACATAGTTCAGGAAGTAAATTAGGAGATCCAAGGCTACAAAAGAATTTTGATCCTAGACTTCACAGACTGCACAATACAGAGCCTCATCAAGCAGTTACGAAGGACCCTCATATGTCAAAGACTGCCCCTCCTTCAGGGGCCAGGTCACACCCGGGCTCATCTCAGCCCTCAGGGGCGGCACCTAGCAGTTCTGGCCCTGGGGCTTTACCACCATATGCCCCCAAACTGTCATCTTCAGCTGGCCTTCCCCTGGGCACTCCGGGTTCAGTCCTTAGCGGTATTAGTTTGTATGACCCCAGGGAACAAGGTTCATCCTCTGCATCAGAGCTAGcaacagaaaatgcagagaacCAGAAAAAAAGCGGGAGTTTGAAATGTAGTGACAAAAATGAGCCTCCTCCCGGAGAAGCAATCCTACCACAGAAAATCGCTCCGCATGTGGACGTCCCTGTTGACTGCCCAGCTGACCCACAGACGGATGTTAGCCAGAGTTCCGGTACCGTTCAGGTTCCAGCAGTGCACAGCCTTCCCATTCAGGCATTAACAGGCTTAATCAGACCCCAGTACAGCGATCCCAGGCAGTCGAAGCATCTGGGACAGGTGAGCCCCACCCCTGGTGATGATCCCAGCAAAGAAACAGATGACAAATCTCTGAAGgaggtttttaaaacttttgaccCAACAGCTTCACCATTTTGTTAG
- the ZC3H6 gene encoding zinc finger CCCH domain-containing protein 6 isoform X1, whose protein sequence is MTDSEHAGHDREDGELEDGEIDDAGFEETQEQEAKEDEKQKNEKAYRKSRKKHKKEKEKKKSKRRKREKHKHNSPSSDDSSDYSLDSEVEHTETAHRKRSGFYRDYDIPFSQHGHISGSYMASKKSQHSRKFRSKEYDEYSAYSDDNFGSYSQETEEDFASQLKQYRQAKETSNTSLGSSFSKEPGKKQRLKGIQQGTEQRVKSFNVARGRGLLKKIKRKDRGGRVNKGPNVFSGTDDYHEYSKPGKKWKIMTQEFINQHTVEHKGKQICKYFLEGRCIKGDQCKFDHDAELEKRKEICKFYLQGYCTKGENCIYMHNEFPCKFYHSGAKCYQGDNCKFSHDDLTKETKKLLDKVLNTEEAANEDERELEELRKHGITPLPKPPPGVGLLPTPLEHFPFSDPEDGFQTDLSDDFKKIPSLFEIVVKPTVDLAHKIGKKPPAFYNSASPPGPQFQESSPHPQHVYSSGSSPGPGPNMSQGHNSPVIHPGSPGHCPGLPVPQSPPLLPPPPGIVGPHGQAGVLGQPDTPLTPPSLSGAYHCPGFPEHVMKVPRENHCSPGSSHPPGERQLSTSYESLQNPAEFYDHYYSQHAVHNFQPPSNSGDGTWHGDFAQHQAPVVPDSPNCGSGSDSSGNVTGHGPLPALGLLPAVQRALFVRLTQKYQEDEEPSNTQPQRAPSKEEDETVNWYSSSEEEEGSSVKSILRTLQKQTETLRSQQQPSTELGTPTDPRLAREKNKGNQVVDPRLRTISRQDIRKSSESAPLDLRLAWDPRKLRGNGSGHVSSSAGGAKFDSHHGNTGPNIRHRRGDDDDEDTERELREKAFLIPLDSSPGAMLQDPRSQLRQFSHIKMDITLTKPNFAKHIVWAPEDLLPVPLPKPDPVSSINLPLPPLIADQRLSRLWNTKSDLRQNTVPTDTKLAAKVKINTANREGYPDQFGDSHSSGSKLGDPRLQKNFDPRLHRLHNTEPHQAVTKDPHMSKTAPPSGARSHPGSSQPSGAAPSSSGPGALPPYAPKLSSSAGLPLGTPGSVLSGISLYDPREQGSSSASELATENAENQKKSGSLKCSDKNEPPPGEAILPQKIAPHVDVPVDCPADPQTDVSQSSGTVQVPAVHSLPIQALTGLIRPQYSDPRQSKHLGQVSPTPGDDPSKETDDKSLKEVFKTFDPTASPFC, encoded by the exons AGAAGATGGTGAATTAGAAGATGGTGAAATAGATGATGCAGGATTTGAAGAAACACAGGAACAGGAAGCAAAAGAGgatgaaaagcagaaaaatgagaaagcctaccgaaaatcaaggaaaaaacacaagaaagaaaaagagaagaaaaagtccaAAAGGAGAAAACGTGAGAAGCATAAG caTAATTCTCCATCCAGTGATGATAGTTCAGACTATAGCCTTGATTCAGAGGTCGAACATACAGAAACTGCCCACAGAAAAAGATCTGGTTTCTACAGAGATTATGACATTCCATTTTCTCag CATGGACATATATCAGGAAGCTACATGGCATCAAAGAAGAGTCAACATAGCAGAAAATTTAGAAGTAAAGAATATGATGAGTACAGTGCCTACAGTGATGACAACTTTGGTAGCTACAGTCAGGAAACTGAGGAAGATTTTGCCAGTCAGCTGAAACAATACAGGCAAGCTAAAGAAACCTCGAATACTTCTTTAGGATCATCTTTTTCTAAAGAACCAgggaaaaaacaaagattgaaaggAATTCAGCAAG GTACTGAGCAGAGGGTTAAAAGTTTTAATGTTGCTCGTGGACGAGGtttgctgaaaaaaatcaaacgCAAAGACCGTGGCGGAAGGGTCAACAAAGGGCCAAATGTGTTTTCAGGAACTGATGACTATCATGAG tATAGTAAaccagggaaaaaatggaagattaTGACTCAGGAATTTATTAATCAACATACAGTGgaacataaaggaaaacaaatttgcaaatactttctggAAGGGAGATGTATTAAG GGAGATCAATGTAAATTTGATCATGATGCAGAgttggagaagaggaaagagatttGCAAATTTTATTTACAAGGATATTGTACCAAAGGAGAGAACTGCATTTATATGCATAAT gaatTTCCATGTAAGTTCTATCACAGTGGAGCAAAATGTTACCAAGGAGACAACTGTAAATTTTCACATGATGATCTgactaaagaaacaaagaaactttTGGACAAA GTGTTGAATACTGAAGAAGCTgcaaatgaagatgaaagagaattaGAAGAACTTAGAAAGCATGGCATAACTCCTCTTCCCAAACCACCTCCAGGAGTTGGACTTCTGCCAACCCCACTGGAGCATTTTCCCTTTTCTGATCCTGAAGATGGTTTTCAGACAGATCTCTCTGATGATTTTAAGAAAATTCCATCTCTTTTTGAAATAGTTGTAAAACCTACTGTGGATTTAGCACATAAAATTGGAAAGAA GCCACCAGCATTTTATAACAGTGCCTCACCACCAGGACCACAATTTCAGGAAAGCAGCCCACATCCTCAACATGTCTATAGTTCTGGGTCAAGTCCAGGTCCTGGCCCTAACATGTCTCAGGGACACAACAGTCCTGTGATCCACCCCGGCTCCCCCGGACACTGTCCTGGCCTACCAGTGCCACAGAGCCCACCTTTGCTGCCTCCCCCCCCAGGAATTGTGGGCCCTCACGGTCAAGCCGGAGTACTTGGTCAACCAGATACACCTTTGACACCACCAAGTCTGAGTGGTGCTTACCACTGCCCGGGCTTTCCAGAACACGTGATGAAAGTACCTAGAGAGAATCACTGCTCTCCAGGCTCATCACACCCGCCTGGTGAAAGGCAGCTCAGTACCAGCTATGAGTCCTTACAAAACCCTGCTGAATTTTATGATCATTACTATTCACAGCATGCTGTCCATAATTTTCAGCCACCCAGTAACTCTGGCG ATGGGACGTGGCACGGTGACTTTGCCCAGCACCAGGCTCCAGTTGTTCCAGACTCACCTAACTGCGGGAGTGGATCCGACAGCAGCGGTAATGTGACAGGCCATGGCCCCCTGCCTGCACTGGGTCTCCTCCCTGCTGTGCAGAGAGCTCTTTTTGTTAGACTTACTCAGAAATACCAAGAAGATGAAGAACCAAGCAACACCCAACCTCAGAGGGCACCAAGCAAGGAAGAAG ATGAAACAGTTAACTGGTACTCCAGTagtgaagaggaagaagggagcaGTGTGAAGTCAATACTGAGAACATTACAGAAACAAACAGAGACTTTGAGGAGTCAGCAGCAGCCTTCCACAGAACTTGGCACTCCTACTGACCCAAGACTTGCTAGAGAGAAGAATAAGGGAAACCAAGTCGTCGACCCTAGACTTAGGACTATCTCAAGGCAAGACATTAGAAAGTCTTCTGAGTCTGCCCCACTGGATCTCAGACTTGCATGGGATCCAAGGAAATTAAGAGGGAATGGAAGCGGTCATGTCAGTTCTTCTGCTGGTGGAGCCAAGTTTGATTCACATCATGGCAACACCGGTCCTAACATCagacacagaagaggagatgATGACGATGAAGATACAGAAAGAGAACTGAGAGAAAAGGCTTTCTTAATACCTCTGGATTCTTCCCCTGGTGCGATGCTGCAGGACCCAAGGTCACAACTGAGACAGTTTAGTCACATTAAAATGGATATTACCCTAACCAAACCCAACTTTGCCAAACACATCGTGTGGGCTCCAGAAGACTTACTACCAGTTCCTTTACCTAAACCTGATCCAGTCTCTTCAATCAATTTACCTCTGCCCCCTCTTATAGCTGACCAGAGGCTCAGTAGGTTATGGAATACAAAAAGTGATCTTCGTCAAAATACAGTGCCCACTGATACAAAACTAGCAGCTAAAGTCAAAATTAACACAGCAAACAGAGAAGGCTACCCAGACCAATTTGGAGACTCACATAGTTCAGGAAGTAAATTAGGAGATCCAAGGCTACAAAAGAATTTTGATCCTAGACTTCACAGACTGCACAATACAGAGCCTCATCAAGCAGTTACGAAGGACCCTCATATGTCAAAGACTGCCCCTCCTTCAGGGGCCAGGTCACACCCGGGCTCATCTCAGCCCTCAGGGGCGGCACCTAGCAGTTCTGGCCCTGGGGCTTTACCACCATATGCCCCCAAACTGTCATCTTCAGCTGGCCTTCCCCTGGGCACTCCGGGTTCAGTCCTTAGCGGTATTAGTTTGTATGACCCCAGGGAACAAGGTTCATCCTCTGCATCAGAGCTAGcaacagaaaatgcagagaacCAGAAAAAAAGCGGGAGTTTGAAATGTAGTGACAAAAATGAGCCTCCTCCCGGAGAAGCAATCCTACCACAGAAAATCGCTCCGCATGTGGACGTCCCTGTTGACTGCCCAGCTGACCCACAGACGGATGTTAGCCAGAGTTCCGGTACCGTTCAGGTTCCAGCAGTGCACAGCCTTCCCATTCAGGCATTAACAGGCTTAATCAGACCCCAGTACAGCGATCCCAGGCAGTCGAAGCATCTGGGACAGGTGAGCCCCACCCCTGGTGATGATCCCAGCAAAGAAACAGATGACAAATCTCTGAAGgaggtttttaaaacttttgaccCAACAGCTTCACCATTTTGTTAG